AGTCGCCCTGCCCAACCAGCCAGCGGGCCGCGCGTTGATGCAGATCGTCCCGGGCACCCGGCTTCTCCACTGTCAGCCGGTGCAGCAGCAACTCACGGAACAACGGATGCCAGGTGAACCACGTGCGGCCGCCGGCCAAGCCAACGACAAAACCATTGGTGGCCTCCAGACTCTCCAACCGGGCCTGGGCGTCCACCACCCCGGTCAACGCCTGGGCCATCTCGGCGGACACCGGGTCCGCCACGCTGGACCGGAGCACGAAATCGCGATCAGCATCGGGCAGCTGGTCGAGTACCTCCTGCATGAGGTAGTCGGCAACCGGCCGGTCGCTCCCCCGCAACCTGGACACTGCAGCCTCGGGAGCGTTCCGATCCAGCGCGGATGCAGCCAGGCGCAAACCCGCCGCCCAGCCGCGGGTCCGCTCGACCAGTCGGCCCAGTGGTGCGGGACCCAGGCGCAGGCCCACCATGGTCAGCAGCTGGCCCGCCTCCGCGGCGTCGAAGGCCAGCTGATCGGCCCTGATCTCGACCAGCCGATCGGCGACCGCCAGCCGGCGCCACCGCAACGGCGGGTCGAAGCGAGCACTGACGATCACGTGGGCTGTTGGCGGGAGGCATTCGAACAGCGTCTCGACCGACCGGAGGACGTGCCGGTCGCGCACGTGGTGCAGGTCATCCAGCACGATCGTGAGAGGCGCCCGCATCTGAGCCAGCGTGTCCACCACCCGCCGCGCGTCCTGCTCGCCGAAGCTCGCCGCCGGCAATAAATCGCTCAGCCCGCTGCCCACCGACGCACCGGATGCCCGCAGTGCGGCGACCAGGGCCGCCCAGAACGCGGGCAGGGCATCATCCGACGCCCCGACGCTCAGCCAGGCCACTCGCCGGTTGGTCGACTGGGCCCAGTCGGCCAGGGCCAGGGTCTTTCCGCTGCCGGGACCTGCGCTAATCAGGGTCACCGGGGCGGCGACTGCCCGGTCCATCAGCGCAGAAACCCGCGGTCGCGGCACGAATCCCCGAGGAACCCCCGGCGGCGACGTTCGAAGTTCATGGCCTGTCCGCACCCGGTTGACCAGGCCGCTCACCGCCCATCATCAGAACTCCAAGCCCAGAACGCACAGTAGGCCGCCCGATCATCGAATATCTAGCCCATCGGTTCGGGGGTGAGGTGGTCTCGCGCCCACGGAAGCGGAACCCAGACACGGTCAGCGATCCACGCCGAACGTGTCCACCCACACGTCGAACGGCTCGACACCGTGTCGATAGAGTGCGCCCAAGATTGACGCCATATTCTCGTCCGGGCCCAGCGAGCCACGAATGATGGCGACCGACGGGCCACGGGCGACGGTAAAGCCGGGCATCCGGTCTCTGATCCAGGACGGGTCCACCTCCCCGCCTACCCGGATCTCCACCTCGAACATCATTGACGGCCCACGCTCGGGTCGATTCCGGGATCCGAGGCTGCGGGCGAGACCTCCCGCACCTCCCGCAGTTCCACTCCCAGCATCTGCAGCCAGTTGATGATCCCGATCAGCGCTGCCTGGTCCTCCACCGGTCCGTGCAGGACGGTCTCCACCCCCCGGTGGACGAACCTCGCATCCTGAAGATCGGCCAGCACCTGCGCCGGCACCTCGCCGGCCACGCGGATCTCGAACTCGATCGTGACCACCGCCCTCCGGTCCGGCATCGACCCCTTCGTCGTCGGCCGATAGTCGACGGGCAGGTCCATCCCAGTGAAGCAGCAACCCAGTTCGGGTCGCTCATCCGATTTGGGTGACTCGCGGCAGCCTCTCGCAGCCGACCATTGACTGGGGTCGGCGCGCCCTCGGCTTCCTTCCGGAGGCGACTCCCCGACCCAGGAATGGAGTGTCGTGATGACGACCCCACCGGGGCCAGATTCTACGGATAACGGCATCGGATCGAGTTGAACCCCACCCACCGGACTGGTCCGGCCACACCCCGGCTGGATCCGCTCACTCATTCCGACCTCGTCGTGCACGCCCGACGGCTGGCCCACCAGCTGCTCGTCACCGAACGACACGAACGCTGGCAGCACACTCAGGGCGTTGCCGGACAAGCGGTCCGGATCGCTGGAACCGTCGGAGACGCCGACCGACCGCTGCTCGTTGCGGCTGCCTGGCTACACGACATCGGTTACTCGCCCCCGCTCAAACAGACCGGCTTCCACCCGCTCGACGGTGCGCTCTACCTGGCCGGTCAGGGATGGAACCATCGCCTCGTGGCCCTGATCGCCCACCACTCCGGGGCCCGATACATCCCCGTCCGACGCGGTCTCACTCCATTGATGCGACGATTTCCCTTCGAGGACAGCGCGGTTGCGGACGCTCTGACCTATGCCGACCAGACTGTCGGACCGCATGGTCTGCACATGACCATGCCCGACCGCATCGCCGAGGCCATCGCCCGACATGGCCCGCACTCGCCCGATGCGCAACTGCTGATCGATCGCATCCCCCATCTGCGAGCCGTCGCCGCCAGGGTCGAGAAACGACTCGATGCTCTCCTTCCGATCCCCGACGACACTCTGGACGGCGCAGATCGCCCACGCCTGGCGTGCGGACGCTCCTCATCCGGACGATCGCGCTGACCGGGAGTCGGACAGCGTTTGGGTTCGTCAGCAGGTTCGACCTGCCGGACAGCCAGCGCAAGCTATCGCCAGCCCGCAGACTGGGCGCGTGCGACTTCTGGTGATCGGCGGCGGTCCCGCCGGAGTGTCCGCGGCCCTGCAAGGAGCCGAGCTCGGTGCGCAGGTGACGCTGGTCGAACGCAAACGGGTCGGCGGCACCAGCGTGAACGAGGGGCCGGCGCCGGTCCGCACGCTGGCCCGAGCCGCCCGGCTGGTTCGCGACGCGCGGTCGTGGGAGACGTTCGGGCTGCGCGGTAGCGCCCCGGAGGTCGACGTCAAGGCAGCGGTGGCCAACGCGGTGCGGGTCGCCGACTACTCGCACGACGTCAAACGAATGAGCGAGTACATCGCCAGTTGCGGGGTCGAGCTCGTCCAGGGCGTCGGACAGTGCTGGTTCGTCGACCCGCACACGATCGAAACACCGGACGGCCAAAGGTATTCCGGGGACGCCATCATCATCGCGGTCGGTGGGCACGCCGGCCGGTTGCCGATCCCCGGCGCCGAACTGGCCCTGACCTACGAGGACATCCGCAGCCTGGACGAGTTGCCGGTCTCCACGGTGGTGATCGGCGGGTCGGACACCGGCTGCCAGCTGGCCTCGATCCTGGTCGACTTCGGGTCCCAGGTCACCGTTCTAGAGTATGCCGAGCGGATCAAACCGCGGTCCGATCACGACGTGTCCGACGCGCTGGCCGCCGCCTTCACGGCCAAGGGCATGCGCATCGTCACCGGCACCCAGGCCACCGAAATCGAACGGTCGGGCGAGGTCTTCCTGGTCCATCACCTGGTCGACGGCGTCCGCCAGACGGTGGCCGCCGACCTGGTGTTCTTCGCGGTCGGCTGGCCGGGCAACGCGGACACGCTGCGCCCGGAGGCGATCGGCCTGCAGACCGCCCGCGGGTACGTGACCGTGGACGACCGGCTGGTCAGCAGCGTGCCGCACATCCTGGCTGCGGGCGACGCGACCGGCCTGTCCATGCTGGTGCCCAGCGCCCGGCAGCAGGGGCTCGTGGCGGCGGAGAACGCGGTGCTGGGCACCCGGCGGCGCAACACCCACGAGATCGTGCCGACCGGCTCGTTCACCGACCCCGAGTACGGCAGCGTCGGGCTGACCGAGCAGGAGGCGCGGGCCCGGTACGACTGCGAGGTCGCGATCGTCCGCTACGACGATCTGCTGCGGCCGGTGGTGGACGCCCGGTCCGGCGGGTTCTGCAAGCTGATCGTGGAGTCCAACCGGCGCTACATCCTGGGCGCGCACGTGCTCGGCGAGTACTCGGCCGAGATCATCCAGATGGTGGCCACCTGCATGGCCACCAACATGCGCATCGAGCAGCTGGCCGATCTGCAGTTCGCCTTCCCCACGTTCACCGAGGCGGTGGGCATGGCCGCGCAGAAGTGCGTGCGTCAACTGGGTATCGCCCGCCTGGCCCAGCAGTGGAGCGAGCTGCGGCCGCAGGCGCCCGACCCCGACACCGCAGCGGTCCGGTCCGACACCTGGCCGTGATCTGTTTGCCATGTACCGATCGGCCCGGTGCCGGAGAATGACGCAATGACCGACACCGATGACGCCGCCGGCAGCGCCCCGGCCGCCGACGGCCTCGACGCCAGCTTCGACGCCGTGATGGCCTCGCCGACCGGCGGGGTGCACGTGCTGGATCCGCCGAACACGGCGGCCGCCTCGGACGCCCCGCTGCATCCGGTGCACCACAGCTCGGGCAACTTCCCCAGCATCGGCGACTATGCGTTCCTGTCCGACTGCGAGTCGAACTGCCTGATCGCACCGTCGGGGGCGGTCGAGTGGATGTGTGTGCCCCGTCCCGACTCCCCCAGCGTGTTCACCGCCCTGCTGGATCGGGCTGGCGGCTCGTTCCGGGTGGCGCCGTTCGGCGTCGCGGTCCCGGCGGCCCGCCGCTATCTGCCCGGCACCCTGGTGCTGGAGACCACCTGGCAGACCCCGACCGGCTGGTTGATCGTCCGGGACGCGCTGATCATGGCCGAGTGGCACAACACCGATCAGCGGTCCAAGACGCACCGCCGGTCCCCCACCGACTACGACGCCGCGCACGTGCTGCTGCGCACCATCAAGTGCGTCTACGGCACGGTCGATCTGCAGATGAGCTGCGAGCCGGTCTTCGACTATGCCCGCAAGGGGGCCAAGTGGACCTACCCGAAGCCGGACTACTCCGAGGTCGTGGCCACCGCGAAGGGCCAGCCGACGTTGCGGCTGGCCAGTTCGCTGCGGATCGGGTTGGAGGGCCGCACCGCGCAGGCCCGGACCAAGATGAAGCGCGACGAGGTGCACTACGTCGCCCTGGCCTTCTCCGACCTGCCGCCGCCGGTGGACACCGCCCAGGCCGAGGACTGGATGTGGCGCACCGGGGAGTACTGGCGGCAGTGGTTGTCCC
This genomic window from Nakamurella multipartita DSM 44233 contains:
- a CDS encoding HD domain-containing protein, with the translated sequence MNPTHRTGPATPRLDPLTHSDLVVHARRLAHQLLVTERHERWQHTQGVAGQAVRIAGTVGDADRPLLVAAAWLHDIGYSPPLKQTGFHPLDGALYLAGQGWNHRLVALIAHHSGARYIPVRRGLTPLMRRFPFEDSAVADALTYADQTVGPHGLHMTMPDRIAEAIARHGPHSPDAQLLIDRIPHLRAVAARVEKRLDALLPIPDDTLDGADRPRLACGRSSSGRSR
- a CDS encoding dihydrolipoyl dehydrogenase family protein yields the protein MRLLVIGGGPAGVSAALQGAELGAQVTLVERKRVGGTSVNEGPAPVRTLARAARLVRDARSWETFGLRGSAPEVDVKAAVANAVRVADYSHDVKRMSEYIASCGVELVQGVGQCWFVDPHTIETPDGQRYSGDAIIIAVGGHAGRLPIPGAELALTYEDIRSLDELPVSTVVIGGSDTGCQLASILVDFGSQVTVLEYAERIKPRSDHDVSDALAAAFTAKGMRIVTGTQATEIERSGEVFLVHHLVDGVRQTVAADLVFFAVGWPGNADTLRPEAIGLQTARGYVTVDDRLVSSVPHILAAGDATGLSMLVPSARQQGLVAAENAVLGTRRRNTHEIVPTGSFTDPEYGSVGLTEQEARARYDCEVAIVRYDDLLRPVVDARSGGFCKLIVESNRRYILGAHVLGEYSAEIIQMVATCMATNMRIEQLADLQFAFPTFTEAVGMAAQKCVRQLGIARLAQQWSELRPQAPDPDTAAVRSDTWP